The following are encoded together in the Oncorhynchus gorbuscha isolate QuinsamMale2020 ecotype Even-year linkage group LG03, OgorEven_v1.0, whole genome shotgun sequence genome:
- the LOC124031283 gene encoding rho guanine nucleotide exchange factor 25-like, producing the protein MQGGQAGPQAGWEASLSPPPNGQALGRPLEQGENYTILPCTDVDLGNDGLVSPATYSPTHPLCHSYLSDLLQDRDTHSLNHHYSTILPEEEDGSSLIDDSTSQWSATMDSEEDRRSALEKSIYVLTELIETEKLYVDDLGLIVEGYMVSMATQGIPEDMKGKDKIVFGNIHQIYDWHKDYLLGELEKCVSEPDRLAQLFIKHERRLHMYVVYCQNKPKSEHIVSEYIETYFEELRQQLGHRLQLNDLLIKPVQRIMKYQLLLKDFLKYYTKAGRDTSELERAVEVTCFVPKRCNDMMNVGRLQGFEGKITAQGKLLQQDTFTVSEQDSSFLSRAKERRVFLFEQLVIISEPIDRKKGFSLPGYTFKNSIKLSCLGVEDHCEEDPCRLVLTSRGPDGSVTRFALQASSPETRRAWVNDVVQILETQRNFLNALQSPIEYQRRESNSLGRAMRAPVATTSGLRPHSSASIDRYRLPYLHSYNTSLPSLHLPSQGPTAETQSPLYHSPATPRPSHLPLKLTMSQEARHCQGVSNGLCPPTQHSLQGGTVCYHGAMPGEGGTYASHRSGNLDQLTELSLHEHEC; encoded by the exons atgCAAGGAGGACAGGCAGGTCCACAGGCTGGATGGGAagcatccctctcccctccccctaacGGCCAAGCCCTTGGAAGGCCTCTGGAGCAGGGGGAGAACTACACAATCCTCCCCTGCACTGATGTGGACTTG GGGAATGATGGCCTGGTGAGTCCAGCGACGTACTCTCCAACACACCCTCTCTGTCACAGCTACCTATCTGACCTACTACAGGACAGGGATACACACAGTCTG AACCATCATTATTCCACCATTCTCCCAGAAGAAGAAGATGGCTCCTCCCTGATTGATGACTCGACCAGTCAATGGTCAGCCACCATGGACagtgaggaggacaggaggagtgcCTTAGAGAAGAGCAT atATGTGCTGACAGagctgatagagacagagaagttGTATGTGGACGACCTGGGCCTCATAGTAGAG GGCTACATGGTCAGCATGGCCACTCAAGGGATTCCAGAGGACATGAAGGGCAAAGACAAGATAGTGTTCGGGAACATCCACCAGATCTATGACTGGCATAAAGA CTATCTCCTGGGGGAGCTGGAGAAGTGTGTGTCAGAGCCCGACAGACTGGCCCAACTCTTCATCAAGcat GAGCGGCGTCTCCACATGTACGTAGTGTACTGTCAGAACAAGCCCAAGTCAGAGCACATTGTCTCAGAGTATATCGAGACCTACTTCGAG GAGCTGAGGCAGCAGCTGGGCCACAGACTACAACTCAACGACCTGCTCATCAAACCAGTACAGAGGATCATGAAATACCAACTACtgctcaag GACTTCCTGAAGTACTACACCAAAGCAGGAAGGGATACCTCAGAGCTGGAG AGAGCGGTGGAGGTGACGTGTTTCGTGCCCAAGCGCTGTAATGATATGATGAATGTGGGCAGGCTGCAGGGCTTTGAG gGGAAGATCACAGCTCAGGGGAAGCTGCTCCAGCAGGACACCTTTACAGTCAGTGAGCAGGACAGCAGCTTCCTGTCCCGCGCCAAGGAGAGGCGTGTCTTCCTGTTTGAACAGCTGGTCATTATCAGTGAGCCAATCGACAGGAAAAAGGGCTTCTCTCTGCCAGGGTACACCTTTAAAAACAGCATCAAG ctcAGTTGTCTGGGTGTGGAGGACCACTGTGAGGAGGACCCATGTCGTCTGGTCCTGACGTCCCGCGGGCCCGATGGGAGCGTGACACGCTTCGCCCTACAGGCATCGTCCCCTGAGACGCGAAGGGCCTGGGTCAACGACGTGGTCCAGATCCTGGAGACACAGAGGAACTTCCTCAATG CTCTCCAGTCTCCTATAGAGTACCAGCGAAGGGAGTCCAACAGCCTGGGACGAGCCATGAGGGCGCCCGTGGCAACGACCTCTGGCCTGCGACCCCACTCCTCGGCCTCCATTGACCGCTACCGGCTACCTTACCTGCACTCCTACAacacctctctgccctccctgCACCTGCCCAGCCAGGGACCCACTGCAGAAACACAG TCCCCACTGTACCATAGCCCTGCAACACCCcgtccctctcacctccctctgaAGCTCACCATGTCCCAAGAGGCCAGGCACTGCCAGGGGGTGTCCAACGGCCTGTGCCCCCCTACCCAGCACAGCTTACAG GGTGGTACTGTCTGTTACCATGGAGCCAtgccaggggagggagggacttaCGCATCGCATCGCTCAGGCAACCTGGATCAGCTAACTGAACTCTCTCTGCATGAGCATGAGTGCTGA